The genomic region tggggatcgttaatagttacgcctccaacatttgcatcggccaatcatcggtaacgtcagtacatcagtaacacaaggcaagccacagaagggacacggttagcttaatgctatcgctagcctgttacattgctatacataggatttcacttaccacataaacagagaaataactgcctgatgatggtgagtgatggagaaataactgcctgataatggcgaatgatttacagatcccgagtatcactgaggagcagctcaacttgtgtggtaggctaagaagcactccctctgcattataacgttacacagagcacatggatcactgcaatgagactaaaatgtcggcgattcaaaacggcagattcaacaaaccgcatattaaaagcggctagagctcctaattaaatatatatttttatccatgtgcgagctattgagatgagcagctctgtgaaacagccaatcagagcagagctcattaataatcatgaagcttccaaataacagagcatttcattccaggggcaaatcctagggttgtaaatggacctgtaaaaccatttctggagattttttgccctttcctatgccaaataccttctatgtagatatcagagaacaatttaaaatattctctcaatgcattctatggcacctttaaaaaatacCTGTATGTagttacatctgtaattaatttctgtaattacatttaacccagcccttacaccttaacccactcttaaacctacccataccaccaaacgtGCCCTTTACTTTCCCCTTATCCCTTTTGCAATACAACATGAACAGACTAaatgtattttacttttttttatgtaaGTATATAGTAGTTAAggtcacctaatataaagtgggacctgaAAGGTTTGTTTTTAATCACCTCCCCCCATGTCGTTTTAAACctgtaaaagctttgtttgtcttcaGGACACCATTTCAGATATTTTGGGTGAAAACCGGGAGGCTtgtgactgtcccattgactgccaagtaaataaaactgtcaaggcccagaaaagtatgaaatatgtaataatgattggcaaaacatttatgcatttaagggttaaatagcattacatttattttactttttttttttttttacttaaaatacttttactttacttaaaatttagcttttttattttttgtcattccAAAATTTCATGATAATTCACTCACTccgatgtcatccaagatgttcatgtctttctttcttcagtcgaaaagaaataaagcttgttgaggaaagcatttcaggatttttcaccatataATGAActtggggatcagcgggttgaaggtccaaattgcaatttcaagctacactgaaactgcagtttggtcCTTCAAACCGCTggttcccactgaagtccactatatggagaaaaatcctgtaatgttttcctcaaaaaccttatttcttttttactgaagaaagacatggacatcttggatggcatgggggtgagtaaattatattctggaagtgaagtaatcctttaCGTAAATGTGCTAATAGAATCTACgccattaaacatttaattaatctCAAAAGTAATCACTTTGGCAGCCCTAACTGTGACTTTTTCTTAAGCACAGCAATTGTTTTTCATATCATGGCAACCATTATTAACAATCCAAGACCTGTCACTACAGTCCGCTCTCTCTGCACCCTAATAGAGTGACCATGTGTTTTGTGCAGTGGCAACAGCTAGGGCGCTGATGCATGCATGCATGTCCAGACTTGCTTTTATTAGCATAACAGGCCACTTCTTGGGAGGTCATGCTTGTGTTTTCTCTAAGTGTTGGTTGTCCACCAGGCAACGTCATGCTTTACAGCACAAGAATCCACTCTAAGGGTTACCCAACGCCAAGCATCAGGCTTAAACAGGAGAGGGTCGGACATCTACTAGGACTAGTGGACACGTTCACAGGACCAAAAAAGCCCAACATCCTGGTCTTTATATTCAAGCATGTAGAAAAGCAGACAAAACAGATCAGGCTGGTACAACTAGGCCCTAAAATATTGTGTCCTAAAGACTTACCCTCACATCGTTCCAAGTCCTTTgttcaaatttggaacacaaattaagatatttttgatgaaatctcatagctttctgaccctgcatagacagcaacataactgacacattcatggcccagaaaggtagtaaggatatcattaaaatagttcattaATTTTATAGAACCACTTTCGTCAGCAGCACCAAACACATGCTCTCATGaatcagaagagaagaaattgttaaataaagctgttattttcattttctttctgcctaaagtattttcgtagcttcataaaattatggttgaaccactgatgtcccatggaatattttaacaatgtccttactaccttaatTGGCCttaaacatttcagttgcattgctgtctatgcagggtcagaaagctctcggatttcatcaaaaatgtcttaattttttaAACGAAGGTCATACAAAACTGTTCAGTCATGCTTTTTCCAATCCACTGCAAAGACACTTAAGCTAGTCAACCTGCTCAAAAGAGACATTTAGAGAGGCCTCTTATACACGCAAAGAAATTCTTCATCAGAAAGGCAGAGAGGTTCTTTATGACTCGAGACACTGCACAGGCAGATTGACCATTGTGTCTAAGTACACACTAACCTGGGCGGCAGTGCCATTACCTCACTCTCTGTTATCACAGTAATGACAGTCCGTGTGTGCGAGTCGTGTGTCTGCGCGAGATCAAGTCTGAGCATGTCAGTCGTGCCTCCACAAATTGCTGCTTTAATCAACAGAGTGTTTAACAGTAACCAGGGCTGAAGACATGACAGACAGCAGGCAGTGTGCAGCCAGGAGCTCTCTCTCACACCGTCTCCCACACTGTGAAGGGCAATTAAGGGTTCAAGCCTCAACAGAGGAAGGAACAGGAAAAAACATAAGAGGGAGGGTGAGAGTGAAGAGAGTGTGGAAAGCTATCCGTAGCCTATTCAGAAATAATATTACTTAAAATGAGTTAGAAGGTACAACGGAAAAAGCGTTGGAAAGAGCGGAATTCCGACCGCAGACACCTGACACTTAAGTACAAAGGGGTTtggccttttaaaaaaaaaaagaatttaaatgtGAGGAAATGCTTAGAAAAAGATGAGGGGGAAAAGCTGATTTGATTAACCATTTTGACTCAATTCCATTTCATAAACACAACATGAAAAACAGAAATGTAACACTGGAGTGAAATTAAATAAATGGACAGATGATTTATTACAGATAACATGGATGTACTCATGTGCAAAACAACACTGCCCTCTGGTGGTTGCCTTGCTGACATTTCACAGACTAAATCAGAAGTATTATTAGGAAGTATGACTTACTGAGGTCTTCTGCCAACTGAACTCTCCTGCCTGTGATCAGCTGGACTTTCTTCTCTGTATCCTCTCCAAAGTCCTCTAATACCTCTTTAACGTTCTTCTCCAAGCGTCgcactgtacaaaaaaaaaaacacttttgtgtTGATTGAATGTGGAACGTTATATCAGCAGTCTTAGTCACCGTTTACTCCTACTGAATCCTGTTTAATTACTAATACTACTAAGAGATGATTTGTGCAACTGTAAGCAACCATAAGTTAAGACGTGTTTGCAGGAAAGCTTGATTTGTGATGAGAACCCACAGACGGTACGTACCTTCTGTGTTAGTGAGCTGTTGTCTAAGAGTATTGGCTGTGATGCCCAACATCCTCTGGATTCTCCAGAACAGAACCACATCATTGCACTCCAGCTGGAACACAGAGAAATAAGTGAaacttctttaattttttttaatatgatccaacacaaaataaacaactaTTGCATTTTACAGaaattgtgtgtttgtttgaagtATGAAAGCACAACAACATTTCAGTCTTCGGCTGAAAGATTCTAAAGTGCAATTACTTTCCTTTAGTTGTGAATAATTTATATTATCTGGTTTGCCCTTATGAATAAATTTCCTGTTAATTAAATCTTTGAGaattattcattattaattttatttattaattttatccattttttctctccaaataaaagcatatttaaataaattaaaataaatgtacactaccagtcaaagtttttgaacagtaagatttttaatgttttaaagtcttctgctcaccaagcctgcatttatttgatccaaagtacagcaaaaacagtaacatttattattattattatcattattatattgaaaacagctgagcagaaatttttcaggtttctttgatgaatatagagttcagaagaacagcatttatctgaaatagaaatcttctgtaattTAAAGCATTCATGCTAAGTAAAagaattaatttctataatttctttcccaaaaaaaatataatatactgACTCTAAGTATTTGATTGGTATAGTGCAtgttgttacaaaagctttttatttcaaataaatgctgatctttggatatttccattcatcaaagaatcctgaaaaaatgtacttaactgttttaaatattgaattaattaataataataataataattatatcaaaaaaaaatcttgaacagcaaatcagcatattagaatgatttctgaaggatcatgtgacactgaagactggtgtaataatgctaaaaattcagctttgatcacaggaataaattacaatttaaattatattcaaatagaaagcagttattttaaataggaaaaatatttcacaagattactgcttttaatgtattttggatcaaatgaatgcaggcttagtgagcagaagagaattctttaaaaacattacaaatcttactgttcaaaaacttttgactggtagtgtacttctaTAAAACATCTAATTATTCCCAAATGTAAACACTTTCGGAGCCCTATTTATTATCTTTTCAAAAAAAGATAATATTCTACTAAAATGGCTTTACCTCAGAGTCTACAAAGTGCCTCTGGTAGTAGTAGAAACCTCGCCGGCAGAGGTTACAATGTAGTAATGCCTTCTGTAGGAAATGACGTCGATAGAGTTGGTGCCACGTGTCCTTGATCTAAAAAGAGAGATTAGTTCAATTTAGTAAAAATTCATTAAATGTACAGATAGCCGTGTtagatatttttttcttaccaGTACGGGGTCCACTTCCACTCCTCGGCCCTCCAGGTTTTTGCGTACTGTGGTGACCTCATCATTAGCCAGGTAGGCTGTGTGATCCTCATGTAGCTTCAAAAGACGCTCCAACTCGTTTTTGGTCTCATTACGGATGTGCTAAGGTCAGGGAACAAAATTACGTAGACTTTCTTATCACTAGCACCTATATGTAGTAATACCACAAACACTGACACTAAATTATGatcaaaaagttaataaaaatgaCCAGTGTGAACAAATTAATTGTGTTGTCTGTTCAACCTGTTCTGGTGTTCGGTTTTTCCAGCTTAACCATCTTTGCTTCCAGTCTGGCCCCACCATATCTGCTATTACTGAGTCAGCTGCAACACAGGAAGATGAGTCACACACTCCACAGACTGATAAACAAGACAGCTTTATGAGGGGTAGACATACTGTCTTTAAGGCGAGACTGTAGCGTTTCCTCCATGAACTGAATAGCGGCGTCCCACTGGGGCTTGTCTGTGATTGAACGATCCTCCAGAGCGTTGTGTTGAATCACTCTCTGTACCGCACATACATAAGTAACATTTACCAACAGAAGAAGAAACCCTGTGTGCTGTTATATTTGGTAAATATGTTATACTTACCAAGCTGTCCATGGCTCTTTCATTCCACTTGTGTCGTTTGATGCTCTCATCCTTGACTGCTTCCTTTAGCTTATCAAAGATGTCATCCTGGTCTTTCCCTTTGTATTCTGCCATGAAGCGGGCAAACTCTTCCTGCAATGTCTCCCAAGCAACCTGAGTAGCAAAGAAAAGAAGACAGATTTATAAACTGGATAAGAGAAATACtttacaaataaatactgttcaaataaatACCTCCAGTGCTTTATGAGGAAGTTGTTTATCAGTCCATTGCTTGAGTTTGATGTCTACAGTGGTGTTGAAAGTGCCCGAGTTCATGGTCTGGGCGGCAGGTAGGTAGATGTTCTCAATAACGTGTGTCGAGACCCTTTCCCAAAGCTTCTTCTGTAAGATAGACTccctaaaatgacaaaaattgtCATTGTTTGTTAATTCTAAACATATATACGAGACCAAGCTGCTATCAAATGAAAATCAAGAAActcaaataataatattaattatgttGTTTTCAGTTCTCTCAACCATCAGATAAGATCAAAAATGTGCTTCATAAATCTAAACAGTCAAGTGGAAAGTATAGGACCTGACATTAAGACAAAGATGAGAATATTCTGATAATATTCTGAGGGTGACGGTCAAGCTCATTTATCATACAAGGAAACCATATTTCATAGCTTCCCGTTTGCTTTGTTCTAGTGTGGTAcatcaatacacacacacatctccAATACCACCAAACTAGCGCTGCCCAGAGAAGCCACCCTCCAGCTATTCATCATGCCATTGATTTGAGAGGCTGATGGAGCACACTGGGCCCCCTACAAACATCTGATCTATTTCATTTAGCTTGCTCCTCTGGGATTTAGGTTCATAACTCTGGGTACTGCTTGCAACTTTGCATTCTGATGGTATAGTCTGCCCTGAAGCCATGAGATGGAGATATCGAGTTTAACGTCTGCCAGCCAACAGACTGAAAGAACctcaataataaacaataaaacgaAATGTACAAGCATAAGCATCGTACTATAAAAGCAAATGAATTTGGAAGTACcacctcctttttttttttaaattagcagTCAATTATGAAGTAGGCAGAACCAAATTAGTAAGAAGCCATATCATGCAACACAGGATGCATGATATGTAAttaatttgacaattttttgAAACACATGACAGCCCTACAATTAATTTTGTGGTTAATGAAAAGTTAAGTGCTCACCAGTGTTTTGGAGTAACTTGACTCAAGCTGATCACCTCATCCAAGATCTCATTTTTGGCCTTCTCATACAGTTCGTTCTATTAATAAAAAGGCATGACATACAGAGTAAAGAACATTATTATGTTATCAATATTAAATCAAGTTTTGATTATTTGCCATACTTAAATTAGAATATTGATCTGACACTCAAGTCTCTTCCTGAAATAtgcagtagaaaacccatgaaagatttaagttatttaaaaaaaaaatccacatcactttaaacatattttgaaaaatggggggcgccattattttgctgacgtgaaatggttgcactcagtgagctactagcgctacttgttgctatttttaccgcaactcggaaaataaaatactgatatgatgaccacagctaccgaaagagcttacaggtggtgatgaATAAGCTTAGGTTCAAACCAAATGCTGTTCCATCGATTTTTCAATGCCCCGGATATTGAGTGAAATtcgtgctgagaaactcctttagcgactgcggtgtcatgacaagcgtcgACATGTTTACAACCTgacaggatggcatctagcgtttcttgtctctgccgtttgtaagctctttcaatagctgtggtctactaaaagcctcaaaggcatcagggctaaagtggagagtaCAAAGACACGTCTTtaagaagttttattcgtccacagacaTTATTTTCTTCTCTACTTATCGCTAGGAAAGTAGTGAAGACTTGCATCGCTtgtcttgttgcccttcgactgaaaattacaaccaaaagctgaacaatgtggcattgtatcagtattttattttctgagttgtgtattCCAAGTTGTGTTTTAGTAAAAATAGCACCAGGTAGCCACAGCAgtacagagtgcaaccattttacatcttcgaaataatggcaccccccatagtccaaaatgtataaaacgatgtggattttttaaataacgtaaatttTTCGTAGGTTTTCtaatacatatttcagtaagagacatcatttatattattttaagccACACAAGTCTTAAAACCCGGGGTTTCCTTTAAAGATCTAGCGTTTAACCAGGAGCCAGTTCTTACCCTGTCTAGCTCTCGTAAGCGAGGATAGTTGTTTTTCCACTCAGTTTCCAGGTTAAATCGGGATGCTGGTCAACAGAGAACATGAAGAAAAGTTCAATTTAGAATATTTTCAATAATTAGATTAAGGTTACAAAGGTTGCACCATTTAGAgggctttctttctttttttaactggggatatttcacccaacaatgaaaattctgtgatttgctctgcctcatgtcattccaaatctgtgtgGGGGGAGggttattttgaagaattttggtaaccaaacagttttggttctcattgacatccatagtattttCTGATCAAACAACAGAAGTCAATGGGAACGGAAACtatgttatattatataactGAAAAATCTTCTGCGTTACACAGAATAAAGAAAGTCAAACAAGTTTGGAACAATTTGAGGGTGACTAAtcatggcagaattttcatttttaggttaaCTATCTGTTCTACTGAACTACATTAGCTCTTAACTGTGAAATTTCAGTACCTTCTTCAAAGAAGTAAAAAGTGTCAGAAAATTCATCAAAAggtaagttcacccaaaaatgaaaattagcccattatttactcaccctccaggcatcctaggtatatatgacttccttatatcagacaaatccaatcggagttatattaaaatttagCCTGACATtttcaagctttagaattgcatgggtgagtgtttctcttcatcagtccaaaacaagtccaataaagtgcatccatccataataaaaaggcTCCGGGgcgtgaataaaggcctcctgtagcgaatcgatgagtttgtataagaaaaatatctatatttaaaacgtaataatcacttttgcCAACTGGTCATACACGGAAGCcatgatataagccaagagaagactggttttcctttgctaaagtaaggaaactttgcttcctttgctcctgtaaacaaatgttggtttgtgCTAGGCTCGCTGGTGCATGCGCAACTCTGTGTTGCTTCCGTGTACaaccagttggcgcaagctagattaaattatgatgttttaaatatagatattttgcttacaaaaacacatcgattcactacaggaggcctttattcaccccccggagccatgtgaggcactttttattatggatggatgcactttattggacttgttttggactaatAAAGAGAAACACCCGCTCATGCATTTCTAAAGCCTaaaaatgccaggataatttttaactctgattggatttgtctaaaagaaggaagtcacatacacctaggatgcctggaaggtgagtaaatattgggctaattttcatttttgggcaaactaacTCTTTAACATTTCAATTTCAGTTCATATGAATAAAAACTACAGCAAGTAGGTCAGGTGCAGTTTAAACATGATAATTAGCAACTTGGCTACTAATCTCATACAATAAATAGATTTTCTACAAAACGATGTGTTCGAAGTTCGTCTATAATAACAGAGTGAACTTTGACTAAAACTTTTCAGTGACAGCAGCCCTATTCCTCAGACACTTCCCATCTCCCTCTGTCTCTTTCCCCATACAGGGACACCAGATAGACTGCACTGTGGCCATGATCAATGCACCTGGAGCCAGGCGTGCACTGTATCAGCAACCCCACGTTCCCCAGAGGCCCTGCGTCCCGAGCATACACACGGGCCGGGCGTCTCGCTCACACAATGGAGATGACGCTAATTGCTCTGGTTATCGGGCCGGCCCCAGTGCAGCCGTGGAGATCGATAGCCCACACAAAGGTTTGAGAAGCGTCCTGGGTCAGGCAATAAATCTAGAGGCAGAGCGTTAGCAGGGGTGGCCTGTTAATTGGCAGCGTGGAGGTCTGCAGCGTGCCCTGTGCAGAACGTCTGAGCTGAGGTGAGGTGTGACGGGAATCAGCACGCACAGAACAGGGAAACAGCTCTGCTGAGATGGGTTTCAGAGTTAAGTGGCTGTCGAGCTGTTGGTTTGGATTCTATTAAGGTTTATTTACTGGGTCTCCTGAGAGCTGATGTGCACTCTGCTTCTCAAAATGCCCTTGAAAATCGGCATATTAGGAGATAAAAATAGCAATGATCAAGTTAAAGGCCTAAAAGCACAATCCATGTGGCTTTcttaatatttttctatttggctatattattttagtttattattgaacgtggtagttgcgttgctgtctatgcagggtcagaaagctctcggattttattaaaaatatcttaatttgtgttctgaagatgaaaggccttacaggtttggaacaacatgagggtgagcaattaatgacagatttttttattgttggatgaactatccctttaagggaagCAGAATTATAAAACCATTTATGCCATCTTTTTTTGCGATTTTTTGGAACAGGAACACCTCATTTCATATTCTTGTATGAAAAAAAACTGTACTTTGtgcttaattttctttttttgtgcttCACAGAAAATTTAAAACCTTATGGTTTGGATCAATTCAAAAGTAATGGTATGAATCATAATAAGATCTGAATCTCTTTTCTATCTTACCTTTGAAGGCATCTGCTTGTTGTTCCACTGATTCCCTGACCATCTTCCAGAAGCAGTCTGACACAGCAAGACTAAGGTTCTTTGTGGTCACCTGATGAGCTTTCAACATCCCATCCCTTTAGCAGTTCGGGAAAATATTGTACAATCAAAACGTGTtacagattataaaaaaggttagttagaaatatgcatttgagTCCCACCTCAGCAGTCTTGAGTTCTGAAAGAATTCCTCCTCATAGTCCTTGATGGAGTCTATGCTTTCATTAGAACTGCCTACAAAAGAATCAAGGCAGTGAATGATTTCATCTAAGTGCaccaaaattcaaataaaaatggtTTCTAGGATATCATGTTTACCTTTGCCAGTTACTACAGCAAAGTAGCCCAAAGCCTTCATTGGGAATAGCTTGCCTTCAACTATTTTCTGGATCTACAAATTGAGACAAAAATGAATAATATAaggaaaataacaaaatattttagtccTTCTAATGACATCATCTGCACACAACTGCAGTCAATATTGTTTGCTTAGTGTAAGAGGACACAAAATGCCTCCCTCTAGTGGCTACTACAGTAAGTAACACTTATTAATGAGAGTCTGAATGAAATATCTAAAGGTCTTACTCTGCTTGGACTAGCTAGGTTCTTTTCTGCCAGGTCAACCTTGGTAAGAACAAAGATGGTCCTTTTGCCCTGAGGGTCCATCTGACTGACCAGATCAGTGACTATACTACGCTCTGCATCTACTGAGCCATCTGAAAgagaaataaacagaaaaagaatattaaaggattattttattttcagaataaaaatgcattgataatttactcacccccatgtcatccaagatgttcttcagtcagaaagaaattaaggtttttgaggaaaacattccaggatttttctcaatgtAGTTGACTTCAATAGGGACCAATAGGGTGAATGTCCAAATTGCAGATTCAACGCAGCTTCATAGGGCTCGACATGATTCCAATGAGGGTCTGatctttctttgcatgttcgctttgtaaacactgggttggttctTTAACCTACATCACACGTGCATGATTACGCAAAACATGTGGTCGAGCTAGTGcagttgtggttaaaaagtatataattttttttatttttttttagaaaatgacgatCGTTTTACTAGCTAAGACTTGTATTCCTCGACTGGGAACATGTAAAGCCCTTTtgcattgaagctgcattgaaactgcaatttggacccgtTGGTCgtcattaaagtccactatgtggagaaaaatcctgaaattttttcctcaaaaatgaaaattagcccattatttactcaccttccagGCATTCTAGATGTATACGaccttcttctttcagacgaatccagtcagagttatattGAAAATTGTTTTGGCTCTCCCAAGTTTTATCATGGCAGTGGGTGGGCATTTCTCTTTATCGGTCCAgaacaagtccaataaaatgcattcaTCCATAATAACAAATGtctcacacagctccaggggggtgagtaaaggtctcctgtagcgaatccatacatttttgtaagaaaaattctGTATTTACAATGTAACAATCAATTTAATCTAATCTTATCTAATCTTAAAAAaagtgtgagacactttttattatggatggatgcaattTATTGGTTATGTTCTGGAAtcttgaagagaaacacccacccactgccataaTAATGCTTGGGAGATACAGaacactttttaatataactccgattggatttgtctgaaagaaggaagtcatatacacctacaatgcctggaggatgagtaaataataggctaattttcatttttgggtgataaaataaattaaagggttctttcaactgaagaaagacatgaacatcttggataacattgaggtgagcaaattatcaggtatttactgaaaagctacgcaatttcACGTTCAACACCGAATGCGATTCATCCGCGATGTTGAACGCaaaattgcgtagcttttcagtgatctaaagctcagtgttttaaataccgcgccatctgaatgcatgtgatggagatttactactaatcacagaaccggctttactgatgacaTACGCATGACAATAGCatgcgatttatcgtgcagccctagtattTATTaaggaagtgaacttatcctgtAACAGTGTTGGATAAAGAGAAAGCAAGTATTTTATGACAAATATTTGATGGCAGAAAACTCACCCTGAATACAGAGGATGATGGCATTTGGATTCAGCATGTAGGCTTTACTAATGCTAAAAATAGTTTCTTTTGTGTCAACAGCCATTCCAGCAGTCACAGTCTGTATAACAATAAAAGAGTCAGTGACATCAAACAAGTTCTGCATAAATGTATATGCTTATATTATGTGTAAAAATGTATGACATTGTATAAGAACTTACACTGATGACCCCCGGCAAGTCAACAAGCACCATTCTCTGAATTCCTGGGCCCTTTACACTTAAAGAGATGGTCTAAGAGAACAAAAACACACGTatgatgaaaaatataaaaaatgttcagGCTGATTaaagtgtaaatgtttttaaagcagtGAAGGAATTAGGGTCTCACCTCA from Garra rufa chromosome 12, GarRuf1.0, whole genome shotgun sequence harbors:
- the opa1 gene encoding dynamin-like GTPase OPA1, mitochondrial isoform X3 — encoded protein: MLRAGSVVTCIACKNLLPSRMGVKFRIPLQKLHPLSRAIHHRYSANNNPQRPPHCSAARHYTSLSRLPMRPPKSRSGGHGYQQHRSFWVARLAARLLKLRYILLGSAVGGGYTAKKTYDEWKDMLPDMSQYTWIVPDFVWELSENIDFDKLASALPELEEIAKLLPDMEKIGENFTFLKSLLSSGLGSEVNGASGLRLLLETTGDSTLRATDIPPTSASMSDSSEKQFKKSSDKEKVDQLQEELLRTQMKYQRMLERLEKENKELRKVVLQKDDKGIHQRKVKKSLIDMYSEVLDILSDYDSNYNTQDHLPRVVVVGDQSAGKTSVLEMIAQARIFPRGSGEMMTRSPVKVTLSEGPHHVAMFKDSTREFDLGKEEDLAALRREIELRMRKSVKEGQTVSPETISLSVKGPGIQRMVLVDLPGVISTVTAGMAVDTKETIFSISKAYMLNPNAIILCIQDGSVDAERSIVTDLVSQMDPQGKRTIFVLTKVDLAEKNLASPSRIQKIVEGKLFPMKALGYFAVVTGKGSSNESIDSIKDYEEEFFQNSRLLRDGMLKAHQVTTKNLSLAVSDCFWKMVRESVEQQADAFKASRFNLETEWKNNYPRLRELDRNELYEKAKNEILDEVISLSQVTPKHWESILQKKLWERVSTHVIENIYLPAAQTMNSGTFNTTVDIKLKQWTDKQLPHKALEVAWETLQEEFARFMAEYKGKDQDDIFDKLKEAVKDESIKRHKWNERAMDSLRVIQHNALEDRSITDKPQWDAAIQFMEETLQSRLKDTDSVIADMVGPDWKQRWLSWKNRTPEQHIRNETKNELERLLKLHEDHTAYLANDEVTTVRKNLEGRGVEVDPVLIKDTWHQLYRRHFLQKALLHCNLCRRGFYYYQRHFVDSELECNDVVLFWRIQRMLGITANTLRQQLTNTEVRRLEKNVKEVLEDFGEDTEKKVQLITGRRVQLAEDLKKVREIQEKLEAFIEALHKEK
- the opa1 gene encoding dynamin-like GTPase OPA1, mitochondrial isoform X4 gives rise to the protein MLRAGSVVTCIACKNLLPSRMGVKFRIPLQKLHPLSRAIHHRYSANNNPQRPPHCSAARHYTSLSRLPMRPPKSRSGGHGYQQHRSFWVARLAARLLKLRYILLGSAVGGGYTAKKTYDEWKDMLPDMSQYTWIVPDFVWELSENIDFDKLASALPELEEIAKLLPDMEKIGENFTFLKSLLSSETTGDSTLRATDIPPTSASMSDSSEKQFKKSSDKEKVDQLQEELLRTQMKYQRMLERLEKENKELRKVVLQKDDKGIHQRKVKKSLIDMYSEVLDILSDYDSNYNTQDHLPRVVVVGDQSAGKTSVLEMIAQARIFPRGSGEMMTRSPVKVTLSEGPHHVAMFKDSTREFDLGKEEDLAALRREIELRMRKSVKEGQTVSPETISLSVKGPGIQRMVLVDLPGVISTVTAGMAVDTKETIFSISKAYMLNPNAIILCIQDGSVDAERSIVTDLVSQMDPQGKRTIFVLTKVDLAEKNLASPSRIQKIVEGKLFPMKALGYFAVVTGKGSSNESIDSIKDYEEEFFQNSRLLRDGMLKAHQVTTKNLSLAVSDCFWKMVRESVEQQADAFKASRFNLETEWKNNYPRLRELDRNELYEKAKNEILDEVISLSQVTPKHWESILQKKLWERVSTHVIENIYLPAAQTMNSGTFNTTVDIKLKQWTDKQLPHKALEVAWETLQEEFARFMAEYKGKDQDDIFDKLKEAVKDESIKRHKWNERAMDSLRVIQHNALEDRSITDKPQWDAAIQFMEETLQSRLKDTDSVIADMVGPDWKQRWLSWKNRTPEQHIRNETKNELERLLKLHEDHTAYLANDEVTTVRKNLEGRGVEVDPVLIKDTWHQLYRRHFLQKALLHCNLCRRGFYYYQRHFVDSELECNDVVLFWRIQRMLGITANTLRQQLTNTEVRRLEKNVKEVLEDFGEDTEKKVQLITGRRVQLAEDLKKVREIQEKLEAFIEALHKEK